From one Patescibacteria group bacterium genomic stretch:
- a CDS encoding KH domain-containing protein yields MSQDIPKDQEFIDYVVKALVDHPEGVKTERTVDEMGVLITLHVSPEDMGQVIGRSGQTARSLRTLLRVVGAKNNARVNLKIYEPEGSKGPRYSREERAPMSGEGDSAATDTSMVDDLKI; encoded by the coding sequence ATGTCACAAGATATACCGAAAGACCAGGAATTCATTGACTACGTTGTGAAAGCGTTGGTTGATCATCCTGAGGGAGTTAAGACCGAAAGAACGGTTGATGAAATGGGTGTTCTTATTACCCTACACGTCAGCCCTGAAGATATGGGACAGGTTATTGGCCGTAGTGGTCAAACTGCCCGCAGCTTACGCACCCTTTTGCGGGTGGTAGGCGCTAAGAATAATGCTCGAGTGAATCTTAAGATTTACGAGCCAGAAGGATCCAAGGGTCCTAGGTACAGCCGAGAAGAGCGCGCCCCGATGTCGGGTGAAGGTGATTCCGCTGCTACCGATACATCGATGGTTGATGATTTGAAGATATAA